The window ATTACCGGGAGAGGTTGGGGGCGTTGGAGGGCAGGGTCGAGTACAACGTCAAGGGCAGTCATGTCGAGGACGCGGTGCTGCACCGGGTGATGGCCGAGAACCCGGAGATCCGGGGCATGGCGGAGGCCAACCGGCGTGCAGGTGGCGGTAGTTACGAGGACAAGATCCGCCTCGGTGAGATGGTCGCCGCGGCCGTGCAGGCCCGTGAGGCGGAGGACGCCCGCGAGGTGGTGCACGCTCTGGAGCCGCTCGCCGCCGCGGTCAGCGACGGCCCGCCGTCCACCGGCTGGCTGGTCAACACGTCGTTCCTGGTGGACCGGGAGGCGGCGGAGGAGTTCGTGACCGCCGTCGAGCGGGCCCGCAAGGACCTGCCCCACCTCGATCTGCGCGTCAACGGGCCGCTGCCGCCGTACAGCTTCGTCGAACCCGGCCCCGCCGAGCCCGCGAGCACCACGGCGGGGGCCGACGCGGGAGCGGAGTGACGCCATGGGACTCATCTCCGAGGTGCTGCTGCTGCCGCTCGCACCGGCGCGCGCAAGCGGCTGGGCGATCAGGCAGGTACTGCGCGAAGCCGAGCGCATCTACTACGACCCGGCCACGGTACGGGCCGAACTGGCGCGGTTGGAAGAGCAGTTGGAGGCGAGCGAGATAACCGAGGAGGAATACGACCGCCGGGAGGACGAGCTCCTGGACCGGCTGGAGACCGGCATGCGCGGGGGCCCGGGGACAGGCGAGGGGACGGCACGATGAATCGAGTGGCACTCGGCCTCGCGGTAGGGGCCGGCTACCTCCTGGGACGGACCAAGAAAGCGAAATTCGCCCTCGCCGTGGGCAGCATGGTGGCGGGCAAGAAGCTGAACCTCGGTCCGCGCGGAATCGCGGACCTGGTCAACCAGCAGCTGATGAACAACCCGCAGTTCAAGGAGATCGGGGACCAGCTGCGCCAGGAACTGCGGGGCGTCGGCAAGGCGGCTTCGGGGGCCCTGGTCGAACGGCAGATGACCGCGCTCGCCGACCGGCTGCACGAGCGGACCGCCCAGGTCCGTGACGAACTCGCCGGCGTCGTGCCGCAACCTGACGAGCCTGACGAGGGGGAGCGCGAGGAGGAGACCGAGGGGGAGCGCGAGGAGGAGACCGAGGGGGAGCGCGAGGAGGAGACCGAGGGGGAGCGCGAGGAGGAGACCGAGGGGGAGCGCGAGGAGGAGACCGAGGGGGAGGACGGGTACGAGGACCGGGAGGGCCGCGAGGCCGAGGAGGAGACCGGGGGCGAGGCCGGGAACCAGGGTGCGCCGGCGCGGAAGGAAGCGGCGAGGAAGGCCCCCGCGAAGGAGGGGCCGACGAAGAGG of the Streptomyces sp. NBC_01788 genome contains:
- a CDS encoding GvpL/GvpF family gas vesicle protein, with amino-acid sequence MSTYVYGITAASDMSSLPEELGGVGEPARPVRVLTAAGLAAVVSDAPEGLRPKRRDLLAHQAVLSEMGAGRCVLPMRFGSVAPDDEAVTSVLAERAEHYRERLGALEGRVEYNVKGSHVEDAVLHRVMAENPEIRGMAEANRRAGGGSYEDKIRLGEMVAAAVQAREAEDAREVVHALEPLAAAVSDGPPSTGWLVNTSFLVDREAAEEFVTAVERARKDLPHLDLRVNGPLPPYSFVEPGPAEPASTTAGADAGAE
- a CDS encoding gas vesicle protein GvpG — protein: MGLISEVLLLPLAPARASGWAIRQVLREAERIYYDPATVRAELARLEEQLEASEITEEEYDRREDELLDRLETGMRGGPGTGEGTAR
- a CDS encoding PE-PGRS family protein — its product is MNRVALGLAVGAGYLLGRTKKAKFALAVGSMVAGKKLNLGPRGIADLVNQQLMNNPQFKEIGDQLRQELRGVGKAASGALVERQMTALADRLHERTAQVRDELAGVVPQPDEPDEGEREEETEGEREEETEGEREEETEGEREEETEGEREEETEGEDGYEDREGREAEEETGGEAGNQGAPARKEAARKAPAKEGPTKRAPTRQTAKKASADAPAGKEAARKAPAKKAPAKKAAATKAAAGRTAAKKTAAPGGATRAARSRRPKGGGDR